In Ictalurus furcatus strain D&B chromosome 23, Billie_1.0, whole genome shotgun sequence, a single window of DNA contains:
- the fam162a gene encoding protein FAM162B, producing MIFNAICRSRAAFGTFVGQLQRSALNSASWRNLCSKPHDASVPTQAGFKTPGYSPSEMDKKILVWSGRFKSKEQIPELVSFEMIDAARNRLRVKACYVMIVLTIGGCIWMVVLGKQAVNRHDNLTSRNMEKKARLREEAQKELDVAASLIEKKPQ from the exons ATGATCTTCAACGCAATCTGCAGATCTCGTGCCGCTTTTGGTACTTTTGTAG GCCAATTGCAGAGATCTGCACTAAATTCAGCAAGCTGGAGGAATTTGTGTAGTAAACCACATGACGCGTCAGTGCCAACACAAG CAGGGTTCAAAACGCCCGGCTACAGTCCGTCTGAGATGGACAAGAAGATTCTTGTGTGGTCCGGACGCTTCAAATCCAAGGAGCAGATCCCAGAGCTCGTGTC ATTTGAGATGATTGATGCAGCCAGGAACCGACTGCGTGTTAAGGCCTGCTATGTCATGATAGTTCTGACGATTGGAGGCTGCATCTGGATGGTCGTCCTGGGAAAACAG GCTGTAAATCGCCATGACAACCTGACCAGCAGAAACATGGAGAAAAAGGCTCGGTTGAGAGAAGAGGCACAGAAGGAACTAGATGTGGCAGCGTCTCTGATTGAGAAAAAACCACAGTGA
- the mix23 gene encoding protein MIX23, with translation MAAPGGTLNCADFLMFQEVLKAMRTFDDRIVHALNTTVPTVSFSGKVDVTQTCKELYESLVEAHLSRDKAIKTCIIETSEVVGRLREARAKDSDNLSIIKQLRKEQNKLKLMQSELNVEEVINDRSLKVFNERCRIHYTPPKN, from the exons ATGGCGGCGCCCGGTGGCACTCTGAACTGTGCGGACTTTTTAATGTTTCAG GAGGTGTTAAAAGCAATGCGTACCTTTGATGACCGGATTGTCCACGCTCTCAACACTACCGTGCCCACGGTGTCCTTCTCAGGAAAAGTGGATGTCACGCAGACCTGCAAAGAGCTCTACGAGTCT CTGGTGGAGGCCCATTTGAGTAGAGATAAAGCAATAAAAACGTGTATTATAGAAACCTCAGAAGTTGTCGGGCGGTTACGTGAAGCGAGGGCGAAGGACAGCGACAACCTGTCGATCATCAAACAACTCAGGAAAGAGCAAAACAAG TTAAAACTCATGCAGTCTGAACTGAACGTTGAAGAAGTCATCAATGATCGCAGTTTGAAG GTTTTCAACGAACGATGTCGGATCCACTACACCCCCCCTAAGAACTAA